A region from the Bacillus sp. Marseille-P3661 genome encodes:
- a CDS encoding bifunctional 3-deoxy-7-phosphoheptulonate synthase/chorismate mutase produces the protein MSHAQLDALRGKLDEVNLKILELINERGEIVQEIGKVKEKQGVNRFDPVRERKMLDDIVARNEGPFEDSTIKHLFKEIFKAGLHVQEDDHRKELLVSRKKKPEDTIVNIKGATVGDGNVHFVMGPCAVESYEQTAAVAAAVKKHGIKLLRGGAYKPRTSPYDFQGLGLEGLKILKRVAQEYDLAVISEIVTPSDLEEAVEYLDVIQIGARNMQNFELLKAVGSIDKPVLLKRGLSATISEFINAAEYIHSRGNGNIILCERGIRTYETATRNTLDITAVPILKQETHLPVMVDVTHSTGRRDLLLPAAKAAIAIGADGVMSEVHPDPSVALSDSAQQMDIPTFDKFMEALKPHALVRV, from the coding sequence ATGAGTCATGCACAATTAGACGCGCTTCGTGGGAAATTAGATGAGGTTAATCTTAAAATTTTAGAACTTATTAATGAGCGGGGGGAAATTGTTCAAGAAATAGGTAAAGTAAAAGAAAAACAAGGTGTAAACCGTTTTGATCCAGTGCGTGAACGTAAGATGTTAGATGATATTGTTGCACGAAATGAAGGTCCTTTTGAAGATTCTACAATTAAGCATCTTTTCAAAGAAATCTTCAAAGCTGGTCTTCACGTACAAGAAGATGATCATCGCAAAGAATTGCTTGTTTCACGAAAGAAAAAGCCTGAGGACACAATCGTTAATATTAAAGGTGCTACAGTTGGTGATGGTAATGTACATTTTGTGATGGGACCATGTGCAGTTGAGTCATATGAACAAACAGCGGCAGTTGCAGCAGCGGTGAAAAAGCATGGCATTAAATTACTTCGCGGTGGAGCATACAAGCCAAGAACATCTCCATATGATTTCCAAGGTTTAGGTTTAGAGGGATTGAAAATTTTAAAGAGGGTAGCTCAGGAATATGATCTTGCTGTTATCAGTGAAATTGTAACTCCTTCCGATTTGGAGGAAGCTGTTGAATACTTAGATGTAATTCAAATTGGTGCACGTAACATGCAAAACTTTGAACTTTTAAAAGCTGTAGGGTCAATCGATAAGCCAGTACTATTAAAACGTGGTTTATCAGCAACAATCTCTGAATTTATCAATGCGGCAGAATATATCCATTCGCGCGGAAATGGTAATATCATTTTATGTGAACGTGGAATTCGCACATATGAAACAGCTACAAGAAATACTTTAGATATCACTGCTGTTCCAATCTTGAAACAAGAAACACATTTACCAGTAATGGTTGATGTAACACATTCAACAGGACGTAGAGATTTATTACTTCCTGCTGCAAAAGCAGCCATTGCAATTGGTGCGGATGGCGTTATGTCAGAGGTACATCCTGATCCTTCTGTTGCGTTATCGGATTCTGCACAGCAAATGGATATTCCTACTTTCGACAAATTTATGGAAGCTCTTAAACCACACGCCTTAGTAAGAGTTTAA
- the motS gene encoding flagellar motor protein MotS — MKRRKREREGPSQKWMTTFSDLVTLILVFFILLFSMSQIDLVKFSAIAQSFQNRSAFNFDGYPSVIENQNPTENPRISKSPEEIEKELKDAQNQQRNQAENDSLQELMTDINAFLTEHGLTDVISAKREERGVVLVLQENVLFDSGTADLLPSAYPFLDKVGTLLKTVPNPIKVEGHTDNRPISTYRFPSNWELSGARAGSVIRYIVTNHNLDNTRFSGVAYGDTRPVVENNSPENWQKNRRVEIVISDPEFDEQQ, encoded by the coding sequence ATGAAGCGTAGAAAAAGAGAGAGAGAAGGCCCATCTCAGAAATGGATGACAACATTCTCGGATTTAGTGACTCTTATTCTAGTATTCTTTATTTTATTATTTTCGATGTCACAAATTGATCTTGTTAAGTTTAGTGCTATTGCTCAATCCTTCCAAAACAGGTCAGCATTTAATTTTGATGGGTATCCATCTGTTATTGAAAACCAAAATCCAACGGAAAATCCAAGGATATCTAAGTCACCGGAAGAGATTGAAAAGGAACTTAAAGATGCACAGAATCAGCAAAGAAATCAAGCAGAAAATGACTCATTACAGGAATTGATGACGGACATTAATGCTTTTTTAACTGAACATGGTTTAACAGATGTTATTTCAGCCAAACGTGAAGAGCGGGGTGTTGTTTTAGTTCTACAGGAGAATGTTCTTTTTGATAGTGGTACAGCCGATTTATTGCCGAGTGCCTATCCTTTTTTGGACAAGGTAGGAACGCTGTTGAAAACCGTTCCGAACCCTATTAAAGTTGAAGGACATACTGATAATCGCCCCATTTCAACTTATCGTTTCCCTTCAAATTGGGAGTTATCTGGTGCACGTGCTGGTAGTGTGATTAGATATATAGTTACAAATCATAATCTGGATAATACTCGATTCAGTGGTGTTGCATACGGAGATACTCGTCCAGTTGTAGAAAATAATAGTCCTGAAAATTGGCAGAAAAACCGACGAGTTGAAATCGTTATTTCCGACCCGGAGTTTGATGAACAGCAATAA
- the acsA gene encoding acetate--CoA ligase, whose product MKVETLTAVNGDHNLGDYTKTYQSFNWKEVEKNFTWYESGQVNIAYEAIDRHAKSDKKDKIALHYRDPERDEQYTYLDLSKASNKAGNIIKETAQVEKGDRVFVFMPRSPELYFVVLGAIKLGAIVGPLFEAFMEGAVRDRLDDSEAKVIITTPQLLDRVPVNELPHLKKVILVGDNVKEDEKYIDFNTRMKTASDELEIEWVDREDGFILHYTSGSTGKPKGVLHVHNAMIQQYQTAKWVLDLKDDDVYWCTADPGWVTGTAYGIFGPWLSGVTNVIVGGRFKPETWYQALEDLNVTVWYSAPTAFRMLMGAGDEVVKQFDLSSLRHIVSVGEPLNPEVVRWGNKVFGLRIHDTWWMTETGAQLICNYPSMDIKPGSMGKPIPGVQAAIVDDQGQELPPYRMGNLAIKKGWPSMMRQIWNNQEKYESYFMPGDWYVSGDSAYMDEDGYFWFQGRIDDVIMTSGERVGPFEVESKLVEHPAVAEAGVIGKPDPVRGEIIKAFVALRDGFEQSEDLKEEIRQFVKTGLAAHAAPREIEFRDKLPKTRSGKIMRRVLKAWELDLPTGDLSTMED is encoded by the coding sequence ATGAAAGTGGAAACGCTTACCGCAGTAAATGGGGATCATAATTTAGGGGATTATACAAAGACTTACCAGTCATTTAATTGGAAAGAAGTAGAGAAGAATTTCACATGGTACGAATCAGGACAAGTTAATATCGCTTATGAAGCGATTGACCGCCATGCTAAATCAGATAAAAAAGATAAAATAGCACTTCATTATCGTGATCCAGAGCGTGATGAACAGTATACTTACCTTGACTTGAGTAAAGCATCAAATAAAGCTGGTAATATAATAAAAGAAACTGCACAAGTTGAAAAGGGAGATCGTGTATTTGTTTTTATGCCTCGCTCCCCTGAGCTGTACTTTGTTGTTCTAGGTGCAATTAAACTAGGTGCAATTGTAGGGCCTTTATTTGAGGCGTTTATGGAAGGTGCTGTACGAGACCGACTTGATGACAGCGAAGCAAAGGTGATTATTACAACACCTCAGCTATTAGATCGTGTTCCTGTAAATGAATTACCACATCTAAAAAAGGTTATTTTGGTTGGTGATAATGTTAAGGAAGATGAAAAATATATAGATTTTAATACTCGTATGAAAACAGCAAGTGATGAGCTTGAAATTGAATGGGTAGATCGTGAAGATGGATTTATTTTGCACTATACTTCAGGTTCTACAGGCAAGCCAAAGGGAGTTCTTCATGTTCATAATGCAATGATTCAACAATACCAAACAGCTAAGTGGGTATTAGATTTAAAAGATGACGATGTGTACTGGTGTACTGCAGATCCTGGCTGGGTAACTGGTACAGCATATGGTATTTTTGGACCTTGGTTAAGCGGAGTAACAAATGTAATCGTCGGCGGCCGCTTTAAACCTGAGACATGGTATCAAGCACTTGAAGATTTAAATGTAACAGTTTGGTATAGTGCTCCAACTGCATTTAGAATGTTAATGGGTGCTGGTGATGAAGTTGTTAAGCAGTTTGATCTTTCTTCACTACGTCATATTGTGAGTGTTGGCGAGCCATTAAATCCTGAGGTTGTCCGTTGGGGTAATAAAGTGTTTGGTCTTAGAATCCATGATACATGGTGGATGACAGAAACAGGAGCGCAATTAATTTGTAACTATCCATCAATGGATATTAAACCTGGCTCAATGGGTAAGCCAATTCCTGGCGTTCAGGCAGCTATCGTGGATGATCAAGGTCAAGAATTACCTCCATATCGTATGGGTAATCTTGCAATTAAAAAAGGCTGGCCGTCCATGATGAGACAAATTTGGAATAACCAAGAAAAATATGAATCTTATTTTATGCCCGGTGATTGGTATGTTTCTGGTGATTCAGCCTATATGGATGAAGATGGATACTTCTGGTTCCAAGGGCGAATCGATGATGTTATTATGACATCTGGTGAGCGCGTAGGTCCATTTGAAGTTGAAAGTAAACTTGTCGAACATCCTGCAGTTGCGGAGGCAGGTGTTATTGGAAAGCCTGATCCAGTTCGTGGCGAAATTATTAAGGCATTTGTAGCATTAAGAGATGGTTTTGAACAAAGTGAAGATCTGAAGGAAGAGATCCGTCAATTCGTAAAAACTGGATTAGCTGCACATGCTGCTCCACGTGAAATTGAGTTCCGTGATAAGTTACCAAAAACTAGAAGTGGTAAGATTATGAGACGTGTATTGAAAGCTTGGGAATTAGACCTTCCAACTGGCGATCTATCAACAATGGAAGATTAA
- a CDS encoding GNAT family N-acetyltransferase: MEHSKTYFKREIETSDGALVIEGPVKSDILETYLFHEDLVAFRRPEEQHKAIVEISQLPEGRIIIARSENTIIGYVTYLYPDPLERWSEGNMENLIELGAVEVIPKFRGYGVGKNLLEVSMLDDAMEDYVIITTEYYWHWDLKGTGLNVWEYRKVMEKMMNAGGLIWYATDDPEISSHPANCLMARIGSRVDQESVQNFDQLRFMNRFMY, from the coding sequence GTGGAACATAGTAAAACATATTTCAAACGAGAAATAGAAACAAGTGATGGTGCATTAGTTATAGAAGGACCTGTAAAATCGGACATACTTGAAACCTACCTGTTTCATGAGGATTTAGTAGCTTTTCGCAGGCCGGAAGAACAGCATAAAGCAATTGTTGAAATCTCACAACTTCCTGAAGGAAGGATTATTATTGCAAGATCCGAGAATACGATAATTGGCTATGTAACTTATTTATACCCAGATCCATTAGAGCGGTGGTCAGAAGGAAATATGGAGAACTTAATCGAGCTAGGTGCTGTTGAAGTTATACCTAAATTCCGAGGATATGGGGTAGGGAAAAATCTGTTAGAGGTATCAATGCTAGATGATGCGATGGAAGATTACGTTATTATTACAACAGAGTATTATTGGCATTGGGACTTAAAAGGGACAGGATTAAATGTTTGGGAATATCGTAAAGTGATGGAAAAAATGATGAACGCTGGCGGGCTGATTTGGTATGCTACTGATGACCCAGAGATAAGCTCGCATCCTGCAAACTGTTTAATGGCACGAATTGGGTCTAGAGTAGATCAGGAATCTGTACAAAACTTTGATCAACTACGATTTATGAATCGATTTATGTATTAA
- the ytxJ gene encoding bacillithiol system redox-active protein YtxJ: MRNSKLSTIEEFQKVLETQTKFILIKHSLTCPISQEAYEEYGKFTENNEIPSYYLFVQEARPLSNFIAETFEVKHESPQTLLFTDGRVQWHASHWNITEGKIKEALETALS, translated from the coding sequence ATGCGAAACTCTAAATTATCTACTATAGAGGAATTTCAAAAAGTACTAGAAACACAAACAAAATTTATTTTAATTAAGCATAGTTTAACGTGTCCAATAAGCCAAGAGGCATATGAGGAATATGGGAAATTCACTGAAAATAACGAGATACCTAGTTATTATCTATTTGTTCAAGAGGCAAGGCCTTTATCAAATTTTATTGCAGAAACATTTGAGGTTAAACATGAATCACCACAAACCCTTTTATTTACTGATGGTAGAGTCCAATGGCATGCTTCACATTGGAATATTACAGAAGGAAAAATTAAAGAAGCATTGGAAACAGCCCTTTCTTAA
- a CDS encoding acetoin utilization AcuB family protein: MIIEEIMNRNVVTMRPHETIEKACEIMHSNRIRHIPIVDENNHVIGVISDRDIRDVSPSIFHSEEHLEDLQKPIASIMTEEVLTGHPLDFVEEICTIFYEHQIGCLPIESEGKLVGIITESDMLHTLVKVMGADQPSSLIEIKVENKLGMLAEVAQIFSEKRINIISVLVYPDKKDPSSKLLLFRVQTMNPMKVIHELKDQGYTVLWPNLPGVSS; encoded by the coding sequence ATGATTATTGAAGAGATAATGAATCGAAATGTGGTTACAATGAGACCGCATGAGACTATTGAAAAAGCTTGTGAAATCATGCATAGTAATCGGATTCGCCATATCCCAATTGTAGATGAAAACAATCATGTAATTGGTGTAATCTCGGATAGAGATATTCGCGATGTGAGCCCATCAATATTCCACTCAGAAGAGCATCTGGAAGATCTGCAAAAACCGATTGCTAGTATTATGACTGAAGAAGTGCTAACAGGACATCCCCTCGATTTCGTTGAAGAAATTTGTACTATATTTTACGAACATCAAATTGGTTGTTTACCAATTGAATCTGAAGGCAAACTTGTTGGTATTATAACAGAAAGTGATATGCTACATACATTAGTAAAGGTGATGGGCGCGGATCAACCAAGCTCACTAATTGAAATTAAAGTTGAAAATAAATTAGGAATGTTGGCCGAGGTAGCCCAAATTTTTAGTGAAAAGCGTATTAATATTATTAGTGTTTTAGTTTATCCTGATAAAAAAGATCCCTCTAGTAAATTGCTTTTATTCCGGGTACAAACAATGAACCCAATGAAAGTTATTCATGAACTTAAAGACCAAGGCTATACGGTTTTATGGCCTAACTTACCTGGTGTATCATCATGA
- a CDS encoding acetoin utilization protein AcuC has translation MKKGIYYVHSEQYQAYKFNESHPFDQKRIELTTDLLLSLGVLETSDMISARMATDDEIALIHDPNYIEAVKKAGRGELPEEIANNYGLGTEDVPMFENMHEASAFLVGGTLTAVDLVMEGKAEHALNLGGGLHHGFRGKASGFCIYNDSSIAIKYIQEKYGARILYVDTDAHHGDGVQWSFYDDPTVCTFSIHETGRYLFPGTGNVSERGAGAGYGYTFNIPVDAFTEDESWLDCYFTSLREVANFFKPDVILTQNGVDSHYLDPLTHLSATMNIFRHIPKLAHRIAHEYCNGKWIAVGGGGYDHWRVVPRAWSLLWLEMIDKQDEVANGSLPLEWIEKWQPLAPVKLIPTWDDPANLYPPIPRKPEITEKNAQTVQKAIQQIQRSNKS, from the coding sequence ATGAAAAAAGGGATCTATTATGTTCACTCTGAACAGTATCAAGCATATAAGTTCAACGAAAGTCATCCCTTTGATCAAAAGAGAATCGAATTAACAACTGATTTATTATTATCATTAGGTGTCCTTGAAACTTCAGATATGATTTCAGCTAGAATGGCCACCGACGATGAAATTGCCCTTATTCACGATCCAAATTACATTGAAGCAGTTAAGAAAGCTGGCAGGGGAGAGCTACCTGAAGAAATAGCTAATAATTACGGTCTTGGTACTGAAGATGTACCGATGTTTGAGAATATGCATGAAGCAAGTGCATTCTTAGTAGGCGGTACCTTAACGGCAGTCGATCTAGTAATGGAAGGGAAAGCAGAACATGCATTAAATCTTGGCGGCGGTCTTCATCATGGTTTTCGCGGAAAAGCTTCCGGTTTCTGTATTTATAACGATAGTTCGATTGCGATTAAATATATACAAGAGAAATACGGTGCAAGAATATTATATGTAGATACCGATGCACATCATGGTGACGGAGTACAGTGGTCTTTCTATGACGATCCTACAGTTTGCACCTTTTCAATCCATGAAACAGGTCGTTACCTTTTTCCCGGTACCGGAAATGTAAGTGAAAGAGGGGCAGGGGCAGGTTATGGATATACATTCAATATCCCTGTTGATGCTTTTACTGAAGATGAATCTTGGCTAGATTGCTACTTTACAAGTCTTAGAGAAGTGGCGAACTTTTTCAAACCAGATGTTATCTTAACACAAAACGGTGTAGATTCGCATTACTTGGATCCACTAACGCATTTGTCTGCAACAATGAACATTTTTCGACATATACCAAAGCTCGCTCATCGAATTGCACATGAGTACTGCAACGGTAAATGGATTGCCGTTGGTGGTGGCGGATATGATCACTGGAGAGTTGTACCTAGAGCTTGGTCCTTACTATGGTTAGAGATGATAGATAAACAAGATGAAGTTGCTAATGGTTCATTACCGTTGGAATGGATAGAAAAATGGCAACCCCTTGCACCAGTGAAACTTATACCAACATGGGATGATCCCGCCAATCTCTATCCTCCGATTCCTAGGAAACCGGAAATAACTGAAAAGAATGCTCAAACAGTCCAAAAAGCTATTCAACAGATCCAAAGATCAAATAAAAGCTAA
- the ccpA gene encoding catabolite control protein A: MLNITIYDVAREAGVSMATVSRVVNGNPNVKPTTRKKVLEAIDRLGYRPNAVARGLASKKTTTVGVIIPDISSVYFAELARGIEDIATMYKYNIILSNSDQNKEKELHLLNTLLGKQVDGIVFMGGNITDEHVEEFKKSPAPIVLAATYDENHEIPSVNIDYEQAAYDAVHFLIEKGHKSIGFVTGPMEEVTDRDLKFAGYRRALEEANIPFDESNIFIGDYTYDAGLEAIHEFKEKGLTQSAIFTETDEMALGVIHGAQDLGLNVPNDIEVIGYDNTRLAVMVRPQLTTVVQPTYDIGAVAMRLLTKFMNKEKVDDHIVVLPHRIEYRQSTK, from the coding sequence ATTTTGAATATTACAATATATGATGTTGCAAGGGAAGCTGGAGTTTCAATGGCAACTGTATCACGTGTAGTCAATGGTAATCCAAATGTTAAACCTACAACTAGAAAGAAAGTGTTAGAGGCAATCGATAGATTAGGCTATCGTCCAAACGCAGTTGCACGAGGTTTAGCTAGTAAAAAAACAACCACAGTTGGTGTAATAATTCCTGATATCTCGAGCGTCTATTTTGCAGAACTTGCAAGGGGAATCGAAGATATTGCAACAATGTACAAATACAATATTATCTTAAGTAACTCGGATCAAAATAAAGAAAAAGAGTTACATCTACTTAACACATTGTTAGGAAAACAAGTTGATGGAATCGTATTTATGGGTGGTAACATAACAGATGAGCATGTGGAAGAGTTTAAAAAGTCACCTGCACCAATTGTGCTGGCTGCAACCTATGATGAAAATCATGAAATCCCGTCAGTAAATATTGATTATGAGCAGGCTGCATATGATGCGGTCCATTTCTTAATTGAAAAAGGTCATAAATCAATTGGGTTTGTTACTGGACCGATGGAAGAAGTTACAGATCGTGATCTAAAGTTTGCAGGATATCGTCGGGCGTTAGAAGAAGCTAATATTCCTTTCGATGAAAGTAATATCTTTATTGGTGATTATACGTATGATGCAGGTTTAGAAGCTATCCATGAATTTAAAGAAAAAGGATTAACACAATCTGCGATTTTTACTGAAACAGATGAAATGGCCTTGGGCGTTATTCACGGTGCTCAAGATTTAGGCTTGAATGTTCCTAATGATATTGAAGTAATTGGATATGATAACACGAGACTAGCGGTAATGGTTAGACCGCAGTTAACAACTGTTGTACAGCCAACTTATGATATTGGCGCAGTTGCTATGCGTTTATTAACTAAATTTATGAATAAAGAAAAAGTGGACGACCATATTGTGGTTTTACCACATCGTATTGAATATCGACAGTCAACTAAATAG
- the motP gene encoding flagellar motor protein MotP, with translation MRRNDIATVIGLIAAVVFVMFGIFSGSGFAGLQYFWDLPSVFIVIGGTAASLLTSFTLPELKNTFKVIKQGFSQHDQDIEGLISTFVTLSDRARREGLLALETEMESVDDEFIKKGVLLAVDGIEPDVISDILNAEIIAMEDRHKLNRSILDKGGEMAPAWGMIGTLVGLVLMLKNLNDPSSLGPNMAIAILTTLYGSLLANVVFIPLSNKLAAKTEKEVFLKQIAIEGVIGVQSGQNPKILEEKLSAFLPANARRRDDDAEEGNMNEA, from the coding sequence ATGAGAAGGAATGATATTGCAACAGTTATTGGCTTAATTGCAGCAGTTGTATTCGTTATGTTTGGAATTTTTTCAGGTAGCGGATTTGCTGGATTACAATACTTTTGGGATTTGCCATCAGTTTTTATAGTCATCGGTGGCACGGCTGCTTCATTATTAACAAGTTTTACATTACCTGAATTGAAAAACACATTTAAGGTAATCAAACAAGGCTTTAGCCAACATGATCAAGATATTGAAGGTTTAATTAGTACATTTGTTACACTTTCGGACCGTGCTCGAAGAGAAGGACTACTAGCGCTTGAAACTGAAATGGAGTCTGTCGATGACGAGTTTATAAAAAAAGGTGTACTTTTAGCCGTAGACGGCATTGAACCGGATGTTATTAGTGATATATTAAATGCAGAAATTATTGCAATGGAGGACCGCCATAAATTAAACCGCAGTATTCTTGATAAAGGTGGGGAAATGGCACCAGCATGGGGGATGATTGGGACATTAGTTGGTCTTGTATTGATGTTAAAGAATTTGAATGATCCTTCTTCACTTGGTCCAAACATGGCTATAGCAATTTTGACAACTTTATATGGTTCACTTCTAGCAAACGTTGTTTTTATTCCGCTTTCTAATAAATTGGCAGCAAAAACAGAAAAGGAAGTATTTCTAAAGCAAATTGCGATTGAAGGGGTTATTGGCGTTCAATCAGGTCAAAACCCTAAAATTCTTGAAGAAAAATTAAGTGCATTCCTTCCAGCAAATGCGCGTCGACGAGACGACGATGCGGAGGAGGGGAATATGAATGAAGCGTAG
- the pilM gene encoding cell division protein FtsA has protein sequence MSGQSPIFALDIGTRSVVGIILEEKEGQYEILDIEWKEHDERAMLDGQIHDVISVSKLILDIKKKLESIYGPLKKVSVAAAGRALKTRSVKVDLPISGKPLINKQDILHLELSAVQEAQIQLASENNSTQSVHYYCVGYSVLRYRLDGEEIGNLVDQQGEVASVEIIATFLPKVVVESLIAALTRADLEMGALTLEPIAAINVLIPTTMRRLNVALVDIGAGTSDIAITDQGTVIAYGMVPMAGDEITEAISDQYLLDFPLAEKAKRELYTESTIKITDILGFETEIQKTEVISSISDSIEKLAVAISDEILTLNNQKSPKAVMLVGGGSLTPDLPKMLAAHLNLPENRIAIRGIDAIQKLKLAEHISNGPELVTPIGIAIAANLSPIHYISVTVNDRPVRLFDMKKITVGDCLLSAGIEMNKLYGKPGAAIIITLNGRDITIPGLHGEPPTLLKEGKNTTLDELVTPGDSITVEKGQDGQAAQIKIKDLIDEPPTKRIWINGLPFNIDLKITKKGKVLSKETILEDHDVIDATYPKNIQELFQFLNHTEGLNSVEPFYIYYNREKTLLTGFGTKIYKNGIEVKPTTSIIDEDKIEIKKGKTPTVKDLLESQGISMLYQIPIIFNEKQLILQKPALDISRNQEQLNEESLLSIGDQINIIPRKVEPFIFQDIFRHVNISIPRFQTGNFKILRNGEETSFNQKLAPGDKLSIHWQQ, from the coding sequence TTGAGCGGTCAATCCCCCATTTTTGCGCTGGATATTGGAACTCGATCAGTCGTTGGGATCATATTAGAGGAAAAAGAAGGGCAATATGAAATTCTCGATATCGAATGGAAAGAACATGATGAACGGGCAATGCTAGATGGTCAAATCCATGATGTTATTTCTGTATCCAAATTAATACTTGATATCAAGAAAAAACTTGAATCAATATATGGTCCCTTAAAAAAGGTATCTGTTGCTGCAGCAGGTCGGGCATTAAAGACAAGAAGTGTTAAGGTTGATTTACCCATTTCTGGAAAACCACTTATTAATAAGCAGGATATACTCCATCTTGAACTTAGCGCAGTGCAGGAAGCACAGATCCAATTAGCTTCTGAAAATAATAGTACACAAAGCGTTCATTATTATTGTGTTGGCTACTCAGTTTTACGTTATCGACTTGACGGTGAAGAAATTGGTAATCTTGTAGATCAACAAGGTGAAGTTGCATCTGTAGAAATCATTGCTACCTTTTTGCCTAAAGTTGTAGTTGAATCATTAATTGCAGCATTAACACGTGCAGACTTAGAAATGGGTGCTCTTACTTTAGAACCAATAGCAGCAATAAATGTCCTAATTCCAACGACAATGCGACGTCTAAATGTTGCACTTGTGGACATTGGAGCTGGGACATCTGATATCGCCATTACCGACCAAGGAACTGTCATTGCTTACGGTATGGTGCCAATGGCTGGGGATGAAATTACCGAGGCAATTAGTGATCAATATTTACTTGACTTCCCTTTGGCCGAAAAAGCTAAAAGAGAGCTGTATACTGAGTCTACCATTAAAATTACCGATATTTTAGGATTTGAAACTGAAATCCAAAAAACTGAAGTGATATCATCCATATCAGATAGCATAGAAAAACTTGCAGTCGCAATTAGTGACGAGATATTGACTTTAAATAATCAAAAATCACCTAAAGCTGTTATGCTAGTAGGAGGTGGCAGTTTAACCCCAGACTTACCAAAAATGTTAGCGGCACATTTAAACTTACCTGAAAACCGAATCGCTATACGTGGAATAGACGCCATCCAAAAATTAAAACTGGCGGAACATATTAGTAACGGACCAGAGCTAGTCACGCCGATTGGGATTGCAATTGCTGCAAATTTAAGTCCAATTCATTATATATCTGTAACTGTTAATGATCGTCCTGTACGCCTATTTGATATGAAGAAAATAACTGTAGGTGACTGTCTGCTATCAGCTGGGATAGAAATGAATAAGCTGTATGGCAAACCGGGTGCTGCTATCATTATCACATTAAATGGAAGAGATATTACAATCCCTGGGTTACATGGTGAACCTCCTACATTACTAAAGGAAGGAAAAAACACAACGTTAGATGAACTCGTTACGCCAGGTGATTCGATAACCGTAGAAAAAGGACAAGATGGACAAGCTGCACAGATAAAAATTAAAGACTTAATCGATGAACCACCTACAAAACGCATATGGATTAACGGTCTACCTTTTAATATTGATCTGAAAATTACTAAAAAAGGAAAAGTATTATCAAAAGAAACGATACTAGAAGATCACGACGTAATCGATGCAACTTATCCTAAAAATATTCAAGAACTATTTCAATTCTTAAATCATACTGAAGGTTTAAATAGTGTTGAACCATTTTATATTTATTACAACCGCGAAAAAACATTGCTCACTGGTTTCGGAACAAAAATATATAAAAATGGAATTGAAGTAAAACCAACTACTAGTATTATCGATGAAGATAAAATTGAAATTAAAAAAGGTAAAACTCCAACTGTTAAAGATTTATTAGAAAGCCAAGGGATTTCAATGCTTTATCAAATTCCAATTATATTTAATGAAAAACAACTTATCCTGCAAAAACCTGCCCTGGATATTTCGCGAAATCAAGAGCAACTAAACGAAGAAAGCTTGTTGTCCATTGGAGACCAAATAAATATAATTCCTAGAAAAGTTGAACCTTTTATTTTTCAAGATATCTTTCGCCATGTCAATATAAGTATTCCAAGATTCCAAACTGGGAATTTTAAAATATTGAGAAATGGTGAGGAAACCTCATTTAATCAAAAGCTCGCACCAGGTGATAAACTTTCAATTCACTGGCAGCAATAA